Genomic DNA from Halobaculum sp. MBLA0147:
CGAGGGCATCTCGATCAGATCCGGCATCCGCCCGGGGATCGTCTGGAGCCGGTCTCGGTCGTCGCCGATCCGCGGGATCGAACTCATCAACCCGACGGTGTAGGGGTGTTGTGGGTCGTAGTACACGTCCTCGACTGGGGCCATCTCCACGGGGTGTCCGGCGTACATCACCATCACGCGGTCACAGAACTCCGCCACGACGCCGAGGTCGTGGGTGATGAGCTGGATCGCGGTGTCGAACTCCTCGGTGATCCGCTCCAGCAAGTCGAGGATCTGTGCCTCGATGGTCACGTCCAGTGCCGTCGTCGGCTCGTCGGCGATGATCAGGTCCGGGTCACACGACAGCGCCATCGCCACGACGGCGCGCTGTTGCATCCCGCCGGAGAACTGGTGGGGGTAGTCGGAGTACCGCTCGACCGGGTCGGGGATACCGACCTGTTCGAGCAACTCGATGGTCCGGTCGCGTGCCGCATCCTCGTCGTAGTCCAGGTGGAGGCGGATCGCCTCCGCGATCTGTTCGCCGACGGTGTAGGCGGGGTTCAGGGCGGTCTCGGCGTCCTGGAAGATCATCGAGATCTCGTTGCCGCGGATCTCGCGCATCTCCTCGCGGTCCAACTCCAGGAGGTCCTGGCCCTTGAACCGGATCGAGCCGCTCTCGATCACGCCGGGGTCGTCGATCAGTCGCATCACTGCGAGACTGGTGACGGACTTGCCCGCCCCACTCTCGCCGACGACGCCGAACCGCTCGCCGGCCTCGATCTGGTACGAGAGGTCGTTGGTCGCCTTGACGACGCCGTCTTCCGTGTAGAACCTGACGTTCAGGTCCTCCACTTCGAGCATCGCCATCTAGCGGAACCCTCCGGAACCGGTCTGGTCACCGTGTGGGTCGAAGGCGTCGCGGATGCCGTCGCCCACGAGGTTGATCGCCATCACGAACAGGAAGATGGCGAGTCCGGGGAACACCCCGGCCCACCACCGCCCGCGGGCGATGGAGTCCTGTTCGACGTTCAACATCACGCCCCACTCGGCGGTCGCCGGCGACAGGCCGAGTCCGATGAACCCCAGGGCGGCGGCCGTCAGGACGGTCGTCCCGACGGACAGCGTCGCCTGGACGATCACCGGCGCCATCGCGTTCGGGAGGATGTGCCGGACGATCACGGAGCGGTCCCGCGCACCCAGCGCGCGGGCGGCGGTGACGTACTCGTTCTGTTTCACGCTCAACACCTCCCCGCGGATGATCCGGGCGTACGAGAGCCACCCGACGGCGACGAGCGCGAAGACGAGTTCCCAGTACCCACGCCCGAGGATCGCGATCACCGCGATCGCCAGGACGATGAACGGGAACGCGTACAGCATGTCGACGAGCCGCATGATCGCGCTGTCGACGTAGCCGCCGTAGTAGCCCGCGATGGCACCCAGCGGGACGCCGACAAGTAAGGCGACGGTGACGGCGATGAAGCCCAAGGAGAGACTCCACCGGCCGCCGAACATGATCCGCGAGAGGATGTCGCGGCCGGCCCAGTCGGTCCCGAGTAGGTGCATCCCGATCGGTTCGTCGTTGCCGAAGCTGTCGAGCGACGGCGGGGAGTGGCCGGTGAGGATGTCCTGTTCGGCCGGGTCGGCCGGTGCCAGCGAGAACGGCTGGATCGTCTGGCCGGCCAACACCGGGAACTCCGAGGGGAGACTGATCGGGCGGGCGAAGATCGCGGTGAACACCATCACCCCGATGATCGCCGCGCCGACCAGCGCCAGTCGGTTGCGTTTGAACCGTCGCCACGCGTAGTAGAGCCGGCCCTTGCCGGCCTCCTCGCGGAACGACGGCGTCCACGAGGAGAGGTCGTCGCGGTTCAACACGCTGTCCACGTCGAACCCCTCGACGGTGATACGTCCGCGTTCGGTCGATCGTCTGCGTTCTGTCGACATTGTCAGTACCTGATCCGTGGGTCGAGGTAGGCGTACAACACGTCCGCGAGCAGGTTGGCGAAGATCACCGCCACCCCGATCATCAACACCACCGCCTGGATCACCGGGAAGTCACGGTTCCCGACGCGGCTGACGAGCAGCCGGCCGAGCCCGGGGTAGGCGAACACGATCTCCACCACGACGGAGCCGCTGATGATGAACGCGATCTGGATCGCCGCCACGGTGACGACGGAGATCAGCGAGTTCCGCAGGACGTGTTTCGTGACGACCGTCCGCTCGGGCAACCCCTTCGCGCGAGCGGTCCGGACGTAGTCTTTGTCCATCTCTTCGACCATCGACGACCGCATCAGCCGCATCAGGAGTGCGGTCGAACCCGTGCCGATGGCGAGTGCCGGGAGGATCGTGTAGGTGAGCATCGCCGGGCTGAACAGTCCCTTCTCCGTCGGCGGGAGGATCGAGAACAGGTCCAGCCAGTTGCCGAACACGAGGATGAGGATCAGCCCCAGCCAGAAGTTCGGCAGGGCGATCCCGACCAGCGCGAACACCCGCGAGAACTGGTCGACCAGCGTGTTGCGGTAGTAGGCGGCCGCGATCCCCGCCGGGAGGGCGGTGACGATCGCGACGGCGAACGCCATGATCCCCATCACCAGCGTGTACGGCAGCCGGTCGAGGATCTCGGCGCTGACGGGGCGGCGCGTGATGATCGACTTCCCGAAGTCGAACTGCGCGGCGTCGACGACCCAGTTGACGTACTGGAGCCACACCGGGTCGTCGAGCCCGTACTGTGCGCGGATCTCCGCCTTCGTCTCTGGATCGAGGTCCGTGAACAGCGTGATGAAGTCGATGGGGTCACCCGGGATGATGTGGACCATCCCGAAGGTGATCATCGTGATCCCCAACAGCAGGGGGATCGTGATCAGCACGCGTTTCACGACGAACCGTTGCAGACTCATCGTGCGTAGGTGTCGGTAGTGTGTGACACGGTATGTATGTTGTCGGTGTGTCTGTCGTGTGTTCGGACGGCCGTAGGCACGTCGAGAGCGAGTGTCACGCTCGGATCACCCGCGAACCGCAAAGAGCGGCCGAGTGTGGACGCGTCGCCGCGAGTCGGCGGGCCGTGCGACACGGACCGCCGGGGGCCGCGGCGCAGTGGTCGGCAGGTTGCCGCGGGTCGCCAGTGCGTGTGGCCGTCGCGGGTCGCCAGTGCGTGCGGTGTGGCCGTCACGCGGTCACCGTCGCGACGCGATCACTGCGGCGGGTACGTCACCTGGTCGAGGTGCGGGCTGTACAGCGTGTCGTAGCGGTTGCTGGAGTTCGGGTGCGGCTGCCAGTTGGTCACGTCGTTGACTGCGTCGGCGTTGACCACGTCGATCTTCTGGGCGGTCCACATGTTCGCCTGCGGCAGGTCGTCGGCGACCAACTCTTGGATGTCGTCGTAGATGGGTCGCCGGTCCTCGACGCCGACGGTCGTCTGGCCCTCGGAGATCAACTGGTCCATCTCCTCGCTCTCGTAGAGGTTCCAATTGAACCCGTCCGGCACGTGGTTGTCGGAGGCGAGCAGCCCCTCGACGTGGCCGTTGGGGTCCGAGCCGCCGGTCCACCCGATCCCGACCACGTCCGAGGACTGTGCGGCCCCCTCGGGGTCGAGCAGGAACGGGACGAGGTCGTCGAACGAGCGGACGTCCAACTCCGCCGACAACACGTCCGTGTCGTCGAACGACTGCTGGATGACCTCCATCCAGCGCTCGCGGGTCCGGTTGACGTTCGTGATCAGCGACATCTCGAAGGGCGGCTCGATCCCCTCCTCGTCCAGTGCCTCCTCGATGAGCGAGACGGCCTCCTCCTGGTTCTCGGCGACGTACTCCTCGATCAACTCCTGCTCGCGCTCGGCGTCGAAGTACGCACCCAGTCCGGGGCTGATCGGACCGGCCAACCCGGTGGCACGCCCACCGAAGATCGCGTCGATGATCTCCGCCCGCGGGATGAGCTTCGTCAGGCCGCGCCGGAACTTGTTGTTGCTGTACGGCGACACCTGCACCGGGTACGAGAGGAAGTCGAACCCGACGGCGCTGTCGGCGACGACCGTCCCCGTCTGGCCCTCCCACTGCTGGAGTTCGAACGGCGCCGCGTTGTCGATCATGTCCAGTTCGCCGGAGGCCATCGCCTCCTCCTGGGTCACCTGCTCGGTGATCACGCGGATCGTCACCTGGTCCCACGGCGCCGTCGACGGGTAGTCGTCGCCGTCGTACCAGTAGTCCTCGTACGGCGTGAAGACGACCCGGTCCTCCGCGGAGAACTCGTCGAGTACGAACGGCCCCGTCCCGATCGACTCCTCGGTGAACGTGAAGTCGTCTTCGCCCGGACTCGTCGAGACGCCGTCCACGTCACTCGGGAGGATGGGCACCGCCGAGAGGTTCGTGAGGTACGGAGCGTGTGGCTCCGGTGCCTGGAGTTCGATCTCGTAGTCGCCGAGGACGTTCGTCGACTCGATCCACGCTACGTCGGAGCCGTTGGCCGTCCCACGGGTCCGTTCGATCGAGAAGGCCACGTCCTCCGCGGTCATCTCCTTCCCGGTGTGGAAGGTGACACCCTCACGCAGTTGGAAGGTGTACGTCGAGCCGTCGACGCTCCAGTCCGTGGCCAGTTCCCCGCGGAACTCCGAGAGGTCGAACAGCGGCGCGACCAGCCGGTCGTACGAGAACGCGCCGATGGTGGAGTTCGACGTGGCGTCCGTGATCACCGTCGGGTCGAACGTACCGGGGTTCGCCCCCGCGGAGGCGACGAACTCGCCCGTCTCCACGTTGTCCGGATCGATGTCCTCCGACGTGGGCGTCGGTGTGCCGTCGTCGCCGCCACCGCCGTCGCCGTCCGTCTCCGTGCCGTCCCCACCGGTCGAACAGCCGGCGAGGCCGACGACGGTCCCGCTCCCCATCGCCGCGAGAATCCGTCGCCGTGTACTACGCGTGTGATTGTCGTCCTGTGACATGCGAACTGTATGCGAGGGGTGACTACTAAAAGGCGTCGCCGTCGTGTATCGTGGGTTCGGGTGGAGATCGCTCGACAACACAGTTCACTCGGTCTGTCAGAAACTGTCGGATCGAGGCCGGTGAGAAGATCTAACCGAGACGACACGAGCGGAGACGGTGAAGCGGGGACTTCCTCGCAGATTCGTATCGTACGAGTGGTAGGTCTCTCGTCGTACTCGTGGTCGCTGTCGAGGGAGCGTCGTATCGTGTGCTCCGGCGGCGGTCTCGCGAGACTGGCGGACGTGGGTGCCGCGTGTCAGCGATCCGACGACCGTGGCGAGCTCGGAGTGGCACTTGGGGGTGTGGCGAGCTCGGAGTGGCACTTGGGAGTGTAGCGCTGTGAGGAGCGACACCGGGACGTGTGGTGTTGTGGAGACCGTGACTGCGACGTGTCGTACTGTGTGGAGTGAGGCGTCGGGAGCCGCTGGTACCCCCGAGAGTGGACCGTACCCAGTACAGCGTGACGGGGAGTCGGTCGCGGCTGGTCGTGTGAGGACGAGAGGATGCTCCGGCCGGGATTCGAACCCAGGTCATTGCCTCGAGAGGGCAATATGATTGGCCGGACTACACTACCGGAGCGTGCACTGACAGGTACTGGTGTGACACTCAAAACGGTGTCGTTTCGGCCGCGCCGTGGTGCGGTGTGGCGTGTCGACCGGCCGGGTGGCGGGTGAGCGCTCACCGGGTAGTCCGTCGCCCTCCAGACGAGGAGTGAGCGCTCGCCGGGAGATTCGGCGCCGTCACTCGCGTCGCAGTGCGAGCAGTGCCGCGGCGAGCAGCGCGACGACGGCGACGAGTGATCCGAAGCCGGGGCCCCGTGCGGCCGTCGTCTCCGCGGGTGCGGTCGTCGCGGTCCCAGTCCCGGCGGTCGTCGGCGGTGACACCGTGGACGTGGCGGTGTCCGTCGCCGTGGTCGGCGTCGTCGACGCGTCCGAGTCCGCCGACTCGTCCGGCGTCGAGGTCGGCGTCTCACCCGTCTCGTCCGGCGTGGACGGTGCTGGCGTCGCGGTCTCCGTCGGCCCCTCACCGCTCGGGCTCGGCGTCTCTCCCGTCGGGGTCGGTGTCGTCGTCTCCCCCGTCGGTGCACCCCCACTGCCTCCGCTACCGGCGGTGACCCGGACCTCGCGCGAGACGGTGTCCGCGAGGTCGACACCGTCGACCACTCGGAGGGTGACAGTGACGGTCCCCGTCTCGGTGAAGGTGTACGAGGTAGTCGGAACGGTCGTCGTCCGCTCGAACGTCCCGTCGCCGTCGAAGTCCCACTCGTACGTCTCGATCCCGGCGTTGTCCGAGGAGTTCCCGGCGTCGAGCGTCACTGTCTCCCCCGCGGTGACGGTCTCGGCCGTCGCGAAGGCGGCGGTGGGCGGCTGGATCGGATCACCACCACCACCACCGCCGAACGAGACCGAGCCGACGTCGAACGTCCGACTGACCGTCCGGCTGTTACCGGCCGTGTCGACCAGCGTCGCCTCCAACACGTACCGCGTGTCGTTCTGGAGACTCGTCTCCGTGTAG
This window encodes:
- a CDS encoding ABC transporter ATP-binding protein, whose protein sequence is MAMLEVEDLNVRFYTEDGVVKATNDLSYQIEAGERFGVVGESGAGKSVTSLAVMRLIDDPGVIESGSIRFKGQDLLELDREEMREIRGNEISMIFQDAETALNPAYTVGEQIAEAIRLHLDYDEDAARDRTIELLEQVGIPDPVERYSDYPHQFSGGMQQRAVVAMALSCDPDLIIADEPTTALDVTIEAQILDLLERITEEFDTAIQLITHDLGVVAEFCDRVMVMYAGHPVEMAPVEDVYYDPQHPYTVGLMSSIPRIGDDRDRLQTIPGRMPDLIEMPSGCNFHPRCPYAEEACTRREPELVNVETGEVANAADHAERSAACLAHTGELRGELDYTVTVDDGATATDGGTTDGSVSGDGGGDA
- a CDS encoding ABC transporter permease, encoding MSLQRFVVKRVLITIPLLLGITMITFGMVHIIPGDPIDFITLFTDLDPETKAEIRAQYGLDDPVWLQYVNWVVDAAQFDFGKSIITRRPVSAEILDRLPYTLVMGIMAFAVAIVTALPAGIAAAYYRNTLVDQFSRVFALVGIALPNFWLGLILILVFGNWLDLFSILPPTEKGLFSPAMLTYTILPALAIGTGSTALLMRLMRSSMVEEMDKDYVRTARAKGLPERTVVTKHVLRNSLISVVTVAAIQIAFIISGSVVVEIVFAYPGLGRLLVSRVGNRDFPVIQAVVLMIGVAVIFANLLADVLYAYLDPRIRY
- a CDS encoding ABC transporter substrate-binding protein encodes the protein MSQDDNHTRSTRRRILAAMGSGTVVGLAGCSTGGDGTETDGDGGGGDDGTPTPTSEDIDPDNVETGEFVASAGANPGTFDPTVITDATSNSTIGAFSYDRLVAPLFDLSEFRGELATDWSVDGSTYTFQLREGVTFHTGKEMTAEDVAFSIERTRGTANGSDVAWIESTNVLGDYEIELQAPEPHAPYLTNLSAVPILPSDVDGVSTSPGEDDFTFTEESIGTGPFVLDEFSAEDRVVFTPYEDYWYDGDDYPSTAPWDQVTIRVITEQVTQEEAMASGELDMIDNAAPFELQQWEGQTGTVVADSAVGFDFLSYPVQVSPYSNNKFRRGLTKLIPRAEIIDAIFGGRATGLAGPISPGLGAYFDAEREQELIEEYVAENQEEAVSLIEEALDEEGIEPPFEMSLITNVNRTRERWMEVIQQSFDDTDVLSAELDVRSFDDLVPFLLDPEGAAQSSDVVGIGWTGGSDPNGHVEGLLASDNHVPDGFNWNLYESEEMDQLISEGQTTVGVEDRRPIYDDIQELVADDLPQANMWTAQKIDVVNADAVNDVTNWQPHPNSSNRYDTLYSPHLDQVTYPPQ
- a CDS encoding ABC transporter permease, which translates into the protein MSTERRRSTERGRITVEGFDVDSVLNRDDLSSWTPSFREEAGKGRLYYAWRRFKRNRLALVGAAIIGVMVFTAIFARPISLPSEFPVLAGQTIQPFSLAPADPAEQDILTGHSPPSLDSFGNDEPIGMHLLGTDWAGRDILSRIMFGGRWSLSLGFIAVTVALLVGVPLGAIAGYYGGYVDSAIMRLVDMLYAFPFIVLAIAVIAILGRGYWELVFALVAVGWLSYARIIRGEVLSVKQNEYVTAARALGARDRSVIVRHILPNAMAPVIVQATLSVGTTVLTAAALGFIGLGLSPATAEWGVMLNVEQDSIARGRWWAGVFPGLAIFLFVMAINLVGDGIRDAFDPHGDQTGSGGFR